Genomic window (Notolabrus celidotus isolate fNotCel1 chromosome 15, fNotCel1.pri, whole genome shotgun sequence):
TAttgatatgtttttaaattatacTTTCAGAGTTCCTTCGGGGCTACGATGCAGGAAAGGCTAATATTGTTTTTTGCTGATGATAGGGAAACGTCTTAACACCTTAAAGTACTCACCAGTATCTAAAAGTATCTCCCTCAGGTCACAAAGCTTTAGCCTTATAGCAGTTAAGGACTAAATACTGCTGTCAGGTTGCTGACTTCAGTACTAAAAGCGGAGTAAAGCTTTTCTCTCTGCTTGGCTGTCGCTGCctgcagtgttgaaaaatgttccCGTACTGAAAGCATTTGTCACAGAGCGTCCGTCAGGCTCATTGTCCACTTTGTATCAGCTCTTTCCATGTCTGTATTTAGCTCTTACTCTGGGAGTATAgtgtgagggaggaagagatggACAGTTTCAGAGCACACCCAGAGAGCTTTGTGAAGGTGTGTCTCAGTCAGCGCTGTGATATACTCGGGGAAACCAAGAGTAAGGATAATCAGATGAGACAAAAACTGCAGAGGCCACTTAACTGTCTTTGTGACCATGTTGTAGCTGCTTGAGCCGAGGAGGGAGGTTTTAATTGAGGCAGATCTTGAGAGGAGATGCGTAAGGTGCAGTGGGAGCTATGCTAAATCGGTGGCTGACCTCTTTTCTAATTCCCCGTTTCTCCCCCTCCTTTGCTAtcttcactctctcacacatctctcttcctgtttctttttctctgctaTTATGATTCTgccagaggaggcagaggatcAGAAAACAggggtgtttttctctcttcagaTATAACCCATATTTCTGCCTGATCCTACTCTTTCTTTACCTTCACAGCGGAAGGCTACGCAGCCTTCCAGGAGGACAGTTCAGCAGACGAAGCAGAGAGCCCGTCCAAGATGAAGCGCTCCAAGGGAATCCATGTGTTCAAGAAGCCCAGCTTCTCcaagaagaaggaaaaggactttaaagtgaAGGAGAAGGGCCCCAAGGAGGACAAGGCAAAGGATAAGAAATCAAAGGACCTGACGGCTGCAGACGTGGTCAAGCAgtggaaggaaaagaagaagaagagtaagaAACCAACAGCAGAGGCAGAGCCTGTCCCAGTGGAGATCCCCACCTTCAGGCCAATCTTTGGAGCACCTCTGGCTGAAGCAGTCAAGAGGACAGCTCTGTATGATGGGATCCAGCTGCCAGCCATCTTCAGAGAATGTGTGGACTACATTGAAAATTATGGCATGAAGTGTGAAGGCATCTACCGGGTCTCAGGTAAAAAAACCTTTGGTATTATATTAGGAAAATAGGCAAAGAAATGCCAAACCAGAACATGATTttagtttgtctctgtgtgcttGATTGAGCATATTCTTTCTCTCAGGTATGAAGTCAAAGGTGGATGAATTAAAAGCAGCATATGACCGTGAAGAGTGTCCCTGCCTGGAGGAGTACGACCCTCACACCGTCGCCAGCCTTCTGAAGCAGTACCTCCGTGAGCTCCCGGAGAACCTGTTGGGTCGGGATCTGGTCCAGCGCTTTGAAGACGCCTGCGGTCGGCAGGTGGAGGCAGAGAAGGTGACGGAGTTCCAGAGGCTGCTGGCTGAGGTGCCCTCTGAGAGCCATCTTGTTCTGTCCTGGCTTGTCACGCACATGGACCACGTCATCGACAGGGAGGCGGACACGAAAATGAATATTCAGAACATCTCCATTGTCCTCAACCCAACCATACAGGTCAGAGAGGAAGTATAAGGAAAAAGATGATGTGAAGAAGTGAAAACTTTTCAGAGAGCAGCAATTCAACATTGCAGGAAAACTAAAAATCTGCTCAGGCTCAAGTGTACCTAAAAGATAAGAAACATCCCCTCAGCAACCAACCTACTGAGTTTTATTGTATCAAACAGTCAATTCATCTCTCAAACCCTGGCCTAGTTTAGTGAAACTCATTGGTTCCCATAGGGGACGTCTCTGTGGCTGCTCCACTTTCACTTGAGTCTACAGCAGCAATAGCCACAACACTGTTAAATAATCTCTACTTTTGATTAACGAGTGGAGCCCAGGCTCAGTTTAATCAGGCTAAGTAAACATGCTGGAATTTATTTTGTAGAGAAGGATAATTCAGATTTATCCTTCAGTCTAACACATAATGCAGACTCTATCTCATGTGTATCTGTTTGTGCAGAGCTCTACAGCTGCATGCTTTGTGTTCACTgatttgtttgtcttgtgtCTAGATTGGGAACCGTGTTCTCTACATGTTCTTCACACACGTCAAGGAACTGTTCGGAGACGTAGTCCTGAAGCAGGTAGTGCGGCCGCTCCGCTGGTCCAACATGGCAACAATGCCGGCACTGCCAGAGACTGCTGAGAGCATCAAAGAGGAGATTAGACGACAGGTGGGTTCAGTCCCACTACAGACAATTTATCCAATTAAGTCAATGAATTTATGCTTGAATTAATCAATGGACTATTAAAGGGATATCTCTACATTTTGTTAAAATATCTCCTTGCTCTATTTGTTcttagagagaaagagactccACCCTAACATGTgtccttgatttttttttttttataaagatggCACATAAgacaaactgcagtttctatAAGAGtcggttttattttttattttttatatatatatatatttttgggcattttcacctttaatgacaggacagctgaagagagacaggaaatgtggatagagagagggggaggacatgcagtaggTGGTCGAGACTTGCAAActtgcgacctctgcaacgagggcttTGGCCTCTGTAAATAGGGCGCGagcttagaccgttaggccaacACCCCAAGAGTTGTTGTTTTAAGAATCAAACAATCTAAATTTGACCAGCTAAGGTGtaaggtgcttttattttggtgggtTTTTTTCACCTTTGAGAACCTGGTTGGATGTTTTCACTTTACCAACATGAGTATTACTGTCTCTTcactcaaaaacaacaaatactttCATGTTCCAgcctcagttttttttaaggtttgtgATATTTTATTAATATCTTTAGCAGAAAACAACCAAACCTTAGTAATGAAGCAAGACTTTATCAAAGAAAGCTGTTTCTACTGATCCAACATTGTTTCGACAGGCACAGCTTTATCGCTGCCTGTTTCTCGGTGTGCTGGATGAAGTTATTTTGTCACAATGAGCCAGAAGTTCCAACAGTTCATTTCTTATGCTAGCACATGCAACAACGATAACAGGAGAACCTGGAGCACACAAAAAAGAACTATGAAATCAGATGTTTGCCCGTTAAAGCCCTTGCCTTTTTCCTCCATTAGTCAAGAAGAACTGCATCTATTTGTATTGAGCTGATTTTCTGCACCTTTAGTTTTAAATGATCATTATTCATCATGGACCACAGGTTTCACTCATAGCTAGATTTAACTTTCATTGTTGCACTCCTTCTGTGTTGTTCTGGAGTGGTAACTACATTTTAACACCTAAcaaaaaactgtgtttgtgttgtaggAGTTCCTGCTGAACTGCCTGCACAGGGACCTGCAAGCAGGGGTGAAGGACTTATCCAAAGAGGAGCGACTCTGGGAAGTTCAGAGAATCCTGACAGCTCTGAAACGCAAACTGAGGGAAGCCAAACGTCAAGTACGTTATGTCTGGATAccatccatgcttttatttgattgtgATTCATTAGCTGCTCTTCTTCTGGACAACTCTTGCACTAGTTTTTAATCAGTGGGATAAAAATGATGAACTCCTCGCCTCATTATTGAAAGcagtacaaaaacaaagaaactacGCTTGCTGTAACAACCACTCACTGAAATTAACACCTCTCTGTTATAGTCTGAACTAAGATTGACATTACACCATCCTCCTTCTGCCTCTTAGGAGTGTGAGAGTAAGATAGCTCAGGAGATAGCAAGCCTCTCAAAGGAAGATGTC
Coding sequences:
- the ralbp1 gene encoding ralA-binding protein 1 gives rise to the protein MTECFLPPSSSPAEQRRAEHPGGVARTPSSEEISPTKFPGLYRTGEPSPPHDGHHHEPPDAYVSDEEKEHGKKKNKFKKKEKRTEGYAAFQEDSSADEAESPSKMKRSKGIHVFKKPSFSKKKEKDFKVKEKGPKEDKAKDKKSKDLTAADVVKQWKEKKKKSKKPTAEAEPVPVEIPTFRPIFGAPLAEAVKRTALYDGIQLPAIFRECVDYIENYGMKCEGIYRVSGMKSKVDELKAAYDREECPCLEEYDPHTVASLLKQYLRELPENLLGRDLVQRFEDACGRQVEAEKVTEFQRLLAEVPSESHLVLSWLVTHMDHVIDREADTKMNIQNISIVLNPTIQIGNRVLYMFFTHVKELFGDVVLKQVVRPLRWSNMATMPALPETAESIKEEIRRQEFLLNCLHRDLQAGVKDLSKEERLWEVQRILTALKRKLREAKRQECESKIAQEIASLSKEDVSKEEMTENEEEVINLLLAQENEILTEQEELISLEQVLRRQIATEKEEIDRLRGEIADIQSRQQGRSETEEYSSDSESESEDEEELQMILEDLQKQNEELENKNTHLNQAIHEEQEAILELRVQLRLLQSHKLQQELTVQPPAEQAPPTQPSPEPRSEEQTKRIVTTPAASADTAPAPASANGKAAKDSSKPSPSKDRRDTNM